One Gloeocapsopsis sp. IPPAS B-1203 DNA window includes the following coding sequences:
- a CDS encoding acylase gives MFTVSSQLLRLGNFSLFQSLRYWRIAKLSLSLFLLGLMFTVLVGLKSSAVEPQETEILWDTVGVPHIYGKNDEGAFRAFGWAQMQSHGDLILRLYGQARGRAAEYWGEEYLDSDRWVQTMDIPERARAWYLAQNPTFRNYLDAFTAGINTYAQEHGDRIDNEVKAVLPVTPEDVLAHVQHLLHFTFVVNPHKVADISDEDYSAGSNAWAIAPSKSASGNAMLLANPHLPWSDQFLWYEAQITAPGIDAYGATLVGIPVLAIAFNDYLGWTHTVNTHDGWDAYELTLADKGYRFDGQVRAFETKTLALKVKQEDGTMHLEPLVVRRSVHGPIVAHNGKTLALRVVGLDQPGVLEEWWDMARATNLSEFEVALKRLQLPMFTVMYADREGHIMHLFNGQVPVRAKGDFEFWQGTIPGNTSDTLWTKTHSYEDLPRVIDPASGWLQNTNDPPWTTTFPLALDPNKFPPYMAPRFMDWRSQRSVKMLTENQKMSFSQMIHDKHSTRMELADRILDDLIPAARQQGSNLARRAADVLNTWDRQANADSRGAVLFAAWAEAMDFEQGFSQPWNEDSPLVTPDGLADPQSAVATLENAAAKVEKAYGSLDVAWGEVFRLSYGDVDLPSNGGSGGLGIFRVLDFAPSEDGRFQSVAGDSFVAAIEFFNPVRAMVLNSYGNATQPGSPHVGDQLQFFARKQLRPVWRSRPEIFAHLAERQVF, from the coding sequence ATGTTCACAGTATCTTCGCAGTTGCTCCGTCTTGGAAATTTTTCACTCTTTCAAAGCTTACGCTATTGGCGCATTGCTAAATTGAGCTTGAGCTTGTTTTTGCTCGGTCTAATGTTCACCGTATTAGTGGGTTTAAAAAGTTCAGCAGTAGAACCTCAAGAGACTGAAATACTTTGGGATACCGTCGGTGTTCCCCATATTTATGGCAAGAATGACGAGGGTGCATTTCGAGCCTTTGGTTGGGCGCAGATGCAAAGCCACGGCGATTTAATCTTGCGTCTCTATGGTCAAGCACGAGGACGTGCTGCTGAGTACTGGGGAGAGGAATATCTAGATTCAGATCGCTGGGTACAGACTATGGACATTCCAGAACGTGCCCGCGCATGGTATTTGGCACAAAACCCAACTTTTCGTAACTATCTCGATGCCTTCACTGCTGGAATCAACACTTATGCTCAAGAACACGGCGATCGCATTGATAACGAAGTTAAAGCTGTGCTGCCAGTTACACCAGAAGATGTGCTAGCTCACGTTCAACACTTGCTTCATTTTACTTTTGTAGTCAACCCGCATAAAGTTGCAGATATAAGTGACGAAGACTACTCAGCAGGCTCGAATGCTTGGGCGATCGCACCTTCAAAGTCTGCGAGTGGAAATGCAATGCTGCTAGCGAATCCGCATCTACCGTGGTCAGATCAATTTTTGTGGTATGAAGCCCAGATAACGGCTCCAGGAATTGATGCTTACGGAGCAACACTCGTCGGCATTCCTGTTTTAGCGATCGCGTTCAATGACTATCTAGGCTGGACTCACACAGTCAACACGCATGATGGTTGGGATGCTTATGAACTCACACTTGCAGACAAAGGTTATCGCTTCGACGGACAAGTTCGCGCCTTTGAAACAAAAACTCTTGCCTTGAAAGTCAAGCAGGAGGACGGCACGATGCATTTAGAGCCGCTTGTAGTGAGACGTTCCGTACATGGTCCCATTGTTGCCCACAATGGCAAAACTTTAGCTTTGCGTGTTGTTGGTCTTGACCAACCAGGCGTACTTGAAGAATGGTGGGATATGGCACGTGCCACTAATCTTTCTGAGTTTGAAGTTGCCTTGAAACGACTACAACTACCAATGTTTACGGTGATGTATGCAGATCGCGAGGGGCACATTATGCACCTGTTTAATGGTCAAGTTCCAGTTCGAGCCAAAGGTGACTTTGAATTCTGGCAAGGGACTATACCAGGGAATACATCTGACACACTGTGGACAAAAACCCACTCCTATGAAGATCTACCGCGCGTTATCGATCCCGCAAGCGGCTGGTTGCAGAATACTAACGATCCACCGTGGACAACGACATTTCCCCTCGCCCTCGATCCTAATAAATTCCCGCCCTATATGGCACCGCGTTTTATGGATTGGCGATCGCAGCGCTCTGTGAAGATGCTGACAGAAAATCAAAAAATGTCTTTTTCACAGATGATTCATGACAAACATTCGACACGCATGGAACTTGCCGATCGCATACTAGACGATCTCATTCCAGCAGCCCGCCAACAGGGAAGTAATTTAGCACGTCGAGCAGCAGATGTACTCAATACTTGGGATCGCCAAGCAAATGCAGATAGCCGAGGTGCAGTTCTCTTTGCCGCTTGGGCAGAAGCAATGGATTTTGAGCAGGGGTTTAGTCAGCCTTGGAATGAAGATTCTCCCCTTGTGACTCCTGATGGTTTAGCAGATCCTCAGAGTGCAGTAGCAACCCTAGAAAATGCAGCAGCAAAGGTTGAAAAAGCTTATGGATCGCTGGATGTCGCTTGGGGAGAAGTTTTTCGGTTAAGTTACGGCGATGTAGATTTACCGAGCAATGGTGGTTCTGGAGGTCTCGGAATTTTCCGCGTTCTAGATTTTGCTCCCTCAGAAGATGGACGCTTTCAATCGGTCGCTGGAGATTCCTTTGTTGCAGCAATTGAGTTTTTTAATCCGGTACGGGCTATGGTACTCAACAGCTATGGTAACGCGACTCAGCCTGGTTCCCCGCACGTAGGAGATCAACTGCAATTTTTCGCCCGCAAACAGTTACGTCCTGTGTGGCGATCGCGTCCAGAGATTTTTGCTCATCTAGCCGAGCGTCAGGTCTTTTAA
- a CDS encoding endonuclease/exonuclease/phosphatase family protein: protein MAAVNLSQDGYSQNFDSIISSGSATWVDNTTITGWYTARTGNGTSIVASTGSSNAGNLYSFGLASDSDRALGSIGSGNAAAGDFYWGVRLVNNTNETITGLDINYFGEQWRFSGANAAQTVDFSYQIGAQNLTTGNWINFDPLDFTSPITSGTTGALNGNADANRTFKSATLTNLVLEAEQEIWLRWFDPDHPGADHGLAIDNFTIAISEQGDPDPDPVEPGDVRIFDIQGTSHRSPLEGQQVTNVPGIVTAVRNNGFYIQDATGDGNDATSDGIFIFTSSAPNVAVGDEILASGTVGEFRPGGANSGNLTTTQIGGAGNPAANFSILSRGNALPETTIIGVEGRKPPTERIYGDAVGSNVENPGNEFNPQRNGLDFYESLEGMRVQVDGGVVVGPTNRFNEIWVLGDNGVAATGRTPRGGIVISPDDFNPERIQIQIDSRLTPGSAPQVNVGDRLNSVTGIMDYSFGNFEVLSTVPVTATPGGLQREVTTLNPVGDRLTVASYNIENFHPGSSASQINGVAGHIAQNLKAPDIIALQEVQDNSGPTNNGVVDASQSYQVLIDAIAARGGPTYKFRDIAPVDGQDGGQPGGNIRVGYLYNPERVNFIDRPGGTATSETTIINGRLSESPGRVEPNDPAFTSSRKPLAGEFVFNGQRLFLINNHFSSKGGSDPLFGRFQPPNNNGEDARTEQARINREFVEDILAANSDARAIVLGDLNEFQFFPPLEVLEGGAEQVLNNLTETLPENERYSYIFEGNSQALDHILVTDSLLPNAEYDVVHVNAEFVDQDSDHDPLLSRFALANPTSTVGNSRLVFGTASDDEIAAQGRQTIFAGNGDDLVGPAPSSTGNNIINGGLGNDELFARTNDTLIGGLGNDYLNAADGTGNNQLYGGIGNDTLFAGGANDRLYGQLGNDVLYAGSGGNFLSGGLGNDQFWIALNQLPETANTITDFNLGNNVLGIGGTAQINFDDLTIAQSGANTLISALDQDIAVLTGVQASTLSRNSFVFA from the coding sequence ATGGCAGCAGTTAACCTTTCTCAAGATGGTTACTCGCAAAACTTTGATTCTATAATTAGTTCTGGTTCTGCAACTTGGGTTGATAACACTACAATTACGGGCTGGTACACAGCAAGAACTGGAAATGGAACTAGTATTGTCGCATCTACCGGAAGTAGTAATGCTGGAAATCTTTATAGCTTTGGTTTAGCAAGTGATAGCGATCGCGCTTTAGGATCGATCGGTTCAGGAAATGCAGCAGCAGGAGATTTCTATTGGGGAGTACGCTTAGTTAATAACACCAATGAGACAATTACTGGATTAGATATTAATTACTTTGGCGAACAGTGGCGCTTTAGTGGTGCAAATGCTGCCCAAACTGTTGATTTTTCTTACCAAATTGGAGCGCAAAATTTAACGACAGGTAACTGGATTAACTTCGATCCCCTAGACTTTACCAGTCCCATAACTAGTGGGACAACTGGAGCACTCAATGGCAATGCAGATGCTAATCGTACATTTAAATCAGCAACTTTAACAAATTTAGTTCTTGAAGCTGAACAAGAAATTTGGTTACGCTGGTTTGATCCCGATCATCCTGGCGCAGATCATGGTTTAGCAATTGATAATTTTACGATTGCAATTAGCGAACAAGGCGATCCAGATCCCGATCCAGTTGAACCTGGTGATGTGCGGATTTTTGATATTCAAGGAACATCGCACCGTTCACCCCTAGAAGGACAGCAAGTGACAAACGTTCCTGGAATTGTCACCGCCGTGAGAAATAACGGCTTTTACATTCAAGATGCAACAGGTGACGGCAATGATGCGACTTCAGATGGTATTTTTATCTTTACTTCTTCTGCTCCCAATGTTGCGGTAGGCGATGAAATTTTAGCTAGTGGAACTGTCGGCGAGTTTCGTCCTGGTGGTGCAAACAGCGGTAACTTGACAACAACGCAGATTGGTGGTGCAGGTAATCCAGCGGCAAATTTTAGCATATTGTCGCGTGGTAACGCGCTACCAGAAACAACAATTATTGGTGTAGAAGGAAGAAAGCCTCCTACCGAGAGAATTTATGGCGATGCTGTAGGAAGTAATGTCGAAAATCCTGGTAACGAATTTAATCCACAACGCAACGGACTCGACTTTTACGAAAGTTTAGAAGGAATGCGCGTGCAAGTTGATGGTGGTGTTGTTGTCGGTCCAACAAACCGATTTAATGAAATTTGGGTACTAGGAGACAATGGTGTTGCGGCGACAGGGCGCACTCCGCGTGGTGGTATTGTGATTAGTCCTGATGACTTTAACCCTGAACGCATTCAGATTCAAATCGATAGTAGATTGACACCAGGAAGCGCACCTCAAGTCAATGTTGGCGATCGCTTAAATAGTGTCACTGGCATCATGGATTACAGCTTCGGTAACTTTGAAGTGTTGAGTACCGTTCCTGTAACAGCAACACCAGGAGGACTACAGCGGGAAGTCACAACATTAAATCCAGTAGGCGATCGCTTAACAGTTGCGTCTTATAATATCGAAAACTTTCATCCTGGTAGTTCTGCATCACAAATTAATGGTGTCGCCGGACATATCGCCCAAAACCTGAAAGCACCAGACATTATTGCATTGCAAGAAGTTCAGGATAACTCTGGTCCAACAAATAACGGTGTTGTAGATGCTTCCCAATCTTATCAGGTATTAATTGATGCGATCGCAGCCCGTGGTGGACCTACATACAAGTTTCGCGACATCGCCCCTGTCGATGGACAAGACGGCGGTCAACCTGGTGGAAACATCCGCGTTGGCTACCTTTACAATCCTGAACGGGTGAACTTTATCGATCGCCCTGGTGGTACTGCAACAAGTGAAACGACAATTATTAACGGTCGGCTGTCAGAAAGTCCTGGTAGAGTAGAACCCAACGATCCAGCATTTACTTCTAGCCGCAAACCACTAGCTGGCGAGTTTGTCTTTAATGGTCAGCGGTTATTTTTAATCAACAATCACTTTAGCTCAAAAGGTGGTAGCGATCCGCTGTTTGGTCGCTTTCAACCGCCTAATAATAATGGAGAAGATGCGCGTACCGAACAAGCGCGGATTAATCGCGAGTTTGTCGAAGATATCTTAGCAGCAAATTCAGACGCCAGAGCAATTGTCTTAGGTGACTTAAATGAATTTCAGTTTTTCCCACCTTTGGAAGTTCTTGAGGGAGGGGCTGAACAAGTGCTAAACAATTTGACTGAAACCTTACCAGAAAATGAACGTTACAGCTACATTTTTGAAGGTAACTCGCAAGCCTTGGATCACATTTTAGTCACCGATAGCTTATTACCTAACGCTGAATACGATGTAGTTCATGTCAATGCAGAATTTGTCGATCAAGATAGCGATCACGATCCCTTACTATCGCGCTTTGCATTAGCAAATCCAACTTCTACAGTGGGTAATTCTCGTTTAGTGTTTGGAACTGCTAGTGATGATGAAATCGCCGCCCAAGGTAGACAAACTATCTTTGCAGGTAATGGTGATGACTTAGTAGGTCCTGCACCAAGTTCAACTGGTAACAATATCATTAATGGTGGTTTAGGTAACGACGAATTGTTTGCTCGTACCAATGATACTTTAATCGGTGGTTTGGGTAATGATTATTTAAATGCCGCAGATGGTACAGGTAATAATCAACTCTACGGTGGTATTGGTAATGATACTTTGTTTGCAGGTGGAGCCAATGATCGACTTTATGGTCAACTTGGTAACGATGTCCTCTATGCTGGTAGCGGTGGTAACTTCCTGAGTGGAGGTTTAGGAAACGATCAGTTTTGGATTGCGTTGAATCAACTACCAGAAACAGCAAATACGATTACTGACTTTAATCTAGGCAATAATGTCCTTGGAATCGGTGGAACTGCACAGATCAATTTTGATGACCTGACAATTGCCCAAAGTGGTGCTAATACGTTAATTAGTGCTTTAGACCAAGATATTGCTGTTCTCACAGGCGTTCAAGCTAGTACACTCAGTCGTAATAGTTTCGTATTTGCCTAA
- a CDS encoding DUF2721 domain-containing protein: MSAADVARTIQLIIAPVVLITACAIVQGSVLGRFMYVGQRMRSLANERLELLHTGKMENAFSLERLQEIDRQTPLLKQRHQLLQEAVLLIYNAISIFLITMFVIALSVALNAGGVAFVALLCFLIGTSLLLMGVIFAGQEIRISHKAICYEIDRISSLTKFF; the protein is encoded by the coding sequence ATGAGTGCAGCCGATGTTGCCAGAACCATTCAACTCATCATTGCTCCAGTAGTCCTGATTACTGCGTGCGCCATTGTTCAAGGCAGTGTTTTAGGGCGATTTATGTATGTTGGACAGCGGATGCGATCGCTAGCGAACGAGCGTTTGGAACTGTTACACACAGGCAAAATGGAAAATGCCTTTTCTCTAGAACGTTTACAGGAGATTGATCGCCAAACTCCCTTGCTCAAGCAACGTCATCAGCTTTTACAAGAGGCTGTGCTGCTCATCTACAATGCTATCTCCATTTTTCTCATTACTATGTTTGTGATTGCTTTATCGGTAGCTTTAAATGCTGGCGGAGTTGCTTTTGTTGCCCTCTTGTGCTTTCTAATAGGGACTAGCCTGCTTCTTATGGGTGTCATTTTTGCAGGACAGGAGATTCGTATATCTCATAAGGCAATCTGCTATGAAATTGATCGCATCAGTTCTTTGACTAAGTTTTTTTGA
- a CDS encoding glucose 1-dehydrogenase, whose protein sequence is MRLEGKVALVTGSSQGIGQGIVVRLAQEGADVVINYRSHPEGAEETLAKVQATGGRCYMAQRSKSQGYTIQADLGNVNEIRQLIAESIAYFGKLDILVNNAGLEKHAPFWEVTEADYDAIMNVNLKGVFFTTQAFVQHLIATQRSGKIINISSVHEELSFPNFTAYCASKGGMKMLTRNLAVELGSFGITINNVAPGAIETPINIKLLNDPQKLSALLRNIPLGRLGQPQDVASLVAFLASSDAGYVTGSTFFVDGGLLWNYQEQ, encoded by the coding sequence ATGAGACTTGAAGGTAAAGTTGCCTTGGTAACAGGTAGCAGTCAAGGAATCGGACAAGGAATTGTCGTGCGACTTGCCCAAGAAGGGGCAGATGTTGTCATTAACTATCGTTCGCACCCAGAGGGGGCAGAGGAAACCTTAGCGAAAGTACAAGCTACTGGTGGCAGGTGCTACATGGCTCAGCGTTCTAAATCACAAGGCTATACGATTCAGGCAGATTTAGGTAACGTCAATGAAATCCGCCAACTGATTGCAGAAAGCATTGCGTATTTTGGCAAGCTAGACATTTTAGTAAATAATGCTGGACTTGAGAAACACGCTCCGTTTTGGGAAGTTACAGAGGCTGATTACGATGCCATAATGAATGTCAATTTAAAGGGAGTTTTCTTTACTACCCAAGCTTTTGTGCAACACCTAATCGCAACTCAAAGATCTGGAAAGATTATTAACATCAGTTCCGTGCATGAGGAACTGTCATTTCCTAACTTCACAGCGTATTGTGCTAGTAAGGGTGGCATGAAAATGCTAACACGCAATTTAGCAGTTGAATTAGGTTCCTTCGGCATCACAATTAACAATGTTGCACCAGGAGCTATAGAAACACCGATTAATATTAAACTCTTGAACGATCCTCAAAAGTTAAGTGCGTTACTGCGAAATATTCCCCTTGGTCGTTTGGGACAACCGCAAGATGTTGCTTCTCTTGTTGCCTTTTTAGCATCCTCGGATGCTGGCTACGTTACAGGTAGCACCTTTTTTGTCGATGGTGGCTTGCTTTGGAATTATCAGGAGCAGTAA